In the genome of Terribacillus sp. FSL K6-0262, one region contains:
- the rnc gene encoding ribonuclease III yields the protein MNLSTLQEKLGIHFHDEALLQNALTHSSYVNEHRHLKKTDNERLEFLGDAVLELGVSQFLYKHYPDMPEGNMTKLRAAIVREESLVLFAKEMDLGAYVLLGKGEERTGGRTRPALLADVFEAFVGALYLDQDFEVVLGFFEKIVFPKISQGAFSHAMDYKSKLQEVIQQDKDKVITYSIIDERGPAHNREFVAELRIQGDLAGTGVGRTKKEAEQQAARIALEALQG from the coding sequence ATGAACTTATCTACACTGCAGGAGAAGCTCGGGATACATTTCCATGATGAAGCTTTGTTGCAGAATGCCTTGACCCATTCATCTTATGTGAATGAACATCGCCACCTGAAAAAGACGGATAACGAGCGCTTGGAATTCCTGGGCGATGCGGTACTGGAGCTTGGTGTGTCCCAATTCTTGTACAAGCATTATCCGGATATGCCGGAAGGGAATATGACGAAGCTCCGCGCTGCTATCGTCAGGGAGGAATCCCTTGTCCTGTTCGCCAAAGAAATGGATCTTGGTGCTTATGTGCTTCTCGGCAAAGGGGAAGAGCGCACCGGCGGCAGAACTCGTCCTGCGTTGCTGGCCGATGTTTTTGAGGCGTTTGTCGGTGCGTTATATCTCGACCAGGATTTCGAGGTGGTGCTTGGATTCTTCGAAAAGATCGTCTTTCCGAAAATCAGCCAAGGTGCTTTTTCACATGCGATGGATTACAAGAGCAAGCTGCAGGAGGTCATCCAGCAGGACAAGGACAAAGTGATCACGTATTCGATCATCGATGAAAGGGGCCCTGCCCACAATCGGGAGTTCGTGGCGGAGCTGAGGATCCAAGGGGATCTGGCTGGTACAGGTGTCGGCCGCACGAAGAAAGAAGCAGAACAGCAGGCTGCCAGGATTGCATTGGAAGCCCTGCAAGGATAG
- the acpP gene encoding acyl carrier protein has product MADVFEQVKQIVVDRLDVDESKVTLEASFKEDLEADSLDVVELVMELEDQFDMEISDEDAEKIATVGDAVNYINSKQ; this is encoded by the coding sequence ATGGCAGATGTATTCGAGCAAGTAAAACAAATCGTAGTTGATCGTCTTGATGTAGACGAATCCAAAGTAACACTAGAGGCTTCTTTCAAAGAAGATCTAGAAGCAGATTCCCTTGATGTGGTGGAATTGGTTATGGAATTGGAAGATCAATTCGACATGGAAATTTCTGATGAAGATGCGGAAAAAATCGCTACTGTTGGCGACGCTGTAAACTACATAAACAGCAAACAGTAA
- the fabG gene encoding 3-oxoacyl-[acyl-carrier-protein] reductase, producing the protein MMLTGKTALVTGASRGIGREIALELARNGVNVAVNYSGSKEKAEAVAEEVRALGQESIVIQANVAEEESVKEMVKQTIEAFGSLDILVNNAGITRDNLLMRMKESEFDAVIQTNLKGVFLCTKAVTRQMMKQKSGRIINVASIVGVSGNPGQANYVAAKAGVIGFTKTAAKELAARNILVNAVAPGFITTDMTDELTDEQKQAMQSMIPLGKPGKPEDVARVVRFLASEDSNYMTGQTLHIDGGMVM; encoded by the coding sequence ATGATGCTTACAGGCAAAACGGCACTTGTTACAGGTGCATCCCGGGGAATCGGCAGGGAAATCGCCTTGGAACTAGCACGTAATGGCGTGAACGTAGCGGTGAACTACTCGGGAAGCAAAGAAAAGGCAGAAGCGGTTGCCGAGGAAGTCCGCGCTCTCGGGCAGGAATCGATTGTGATCCAGGCGAATGTAGCAGAAGAAGAAAGCGTTAAAGAAATGGTCAAGCAGACCATCGAAGCTTTCGGCAGCTTGGACATACTAGTGAATAACGCCGGCATCACACGTGATAACCTGCTGATGCGCATGAAAGAATCCGAATTCGATGCGGTCATCCAGACAAATCTCAAGGGCGTGTTCCTCTGTACCAAAGCAGTCACACGTCAGATGATGAAACAAAAATCCGGACGCATCATCAATGTAGCCAGCATCGTTGGTGTGAGCGGCAATCCTGGACAGGCGAATTATGTTGCAGCCAAAGCTGGTGTCATCGGCTTCACCAAAACAGCTGCCAAGGAATTAGCCGCAAGGAATATCCTTGTGAATGCTGTCGCTCCCGGATTCATCACGACAGATATGACGGATGAGCTGACGGATGAGCAAAAACAGGCTATGCAAAGCATGATTCCGCTTGGCAAGCCGGGCAAACCGGAAGATGTCGCACGTGTCGTGCGCTTCCTTGCATCCGAGGACAGTAATTACATGACGGGCCAGACGCTGCATATCGATGGCGGTATGGTAATGTAA
- the fabD gene encoding ACP S-malonyltransferase: protein MKRVAFVFPGQGSQAVGMGQEMYHAYEEVKSLFQAADELLPQPITPLMFDGPAEELTKTENAQPALLLTSAAIYQVLQNEGVRPVVAAGHSLGEYSALVAAGVFRAEDAAVLVNKRGQLMEKAYPAGQGSMAAVLGLSLEDIRAALETVDKEHGEIVDAANINCPGQVVISGTKKGIELAEPLLKEAGAKRVLPLNVSGPFHSRLMKQAAEEFASVLADVEKADASIPVYANVTAEKVLDQKEIEQLLVQQLYSPVRFEETIVNMLQNDELDAIVEVGNGKVLSGLVKKISRRTTTFNVQDPESLQAFLAWYKEEE from the coding sequence GTGAAACGAGTAGCTTTTGTATTTCCCGGCCAAGGCTCACAAGCAGTGGGTATGGGACAGGAAATGTATCATGCATATGAAGAAGTGAAAAGTCTATTCCAGGCTGCGGATGAACTATTGCCCCAGCCGATTACACCGCTGATGTTCGACGGACCGGCCGAAGAGCTGACAAAGACGGAAAATGCCCAGCCGGCATTGCTCCTGACAAGCGCTGCCATCTATCAAGTACTGCAAAACGAGGGCGTTCGACCTGTCGTTGCGGCTGGACATAGCTTGGGTGAATACAGTGCACTTGTTGCAGCGGGCGTATTTCGCGCCGAGGATGCGGCTGTGCTCGTCAACAAACGCGGACAGCTGATGGAAAAAGCATATCCTGCAGGACAAGGCTCCATGGCTGCAGTGCTGGGATTAAGTTTGGAAGATATCAGGGCTGCTCTTGAGACGGTTGACAAGGAGCATGGCGAAATCGTCGATGCTGCCAATATCAACTGTCCTGGCCAGGTTGTCATTTCCGGTACGAAAAAAGGAATCGAGCTTGCCGAACCGCTTTTGAAAGAAGCAGGGGCAAAACGTGTGCTTCCGCTGAATGTGAGCGGTCCATTCCATTCCAGATTGATGAAACAAGCTGCAGAGGAATTCGCATCTGTATTGGCAGATGTGGAAAAAGCAGATGCATCGATTCCGGTTTATGCGAACGTGACAGCAGAAAAAGTATTGGATCAAAAAGAAATCGAACAGCTGCTCGTGCAGCAGTTATACTCTCCGGTCCGCTTTGAAGAGACAATTGTCAACATGCTTCAAAATGATGAGCTGGATGCCATCGTGGAAGTGGGGAATGGCAAAGTGCTCAGCGGATTAGTGAAAAAAATCAGCCGCCGTACGACTACTTTCAATGTGCAAGATCCTGAATCATTGCAAGCATTCTTGGCGTGGTACAAGGAGGAAGAATGA
- the plsX gene encoding phosphate acyltransferase PlsX: MRIAIDAMGGDHAPEEIVKGAVLAATKDASLELTLVGDQNKIEPHLGEVRPANIRIIHTEEFITADDEPVRAIRRKKQSSLVLTAQEVKEGRADACISAGNTGALMTAGLMIVGRIKGIERPALSPTLPTVDGKGFVLLDVGANIDAKANHLLQYGVMGSIYAEKVRGIENPRVGLLNVGTEDGKGNDLTKKAFELLSKAPINFVGNVEGRDFLSGDYDVVVTDGFSGNIALKTTEGTAMMFFSMIKKAFLKNMKTKLAAGMMKPELKELKASTEYSEYGGAALFGLAAPVVKAHGSSNARAIQVAIQQTKQMAEKNVTKIIEETIQGIKKDEEEA; this comes from the coding sequence ATGCGAATCGCAATCGATGCAATGGGGGGCGACCACGCACCGGAAGAAATAGTCAAAGGTGCCGTGCTTGCTGCAACAAAAGATGCTTCTTTGGAGCTGACACTTGTTGGGGATCAAAATAAGATCGAACCGCATCTCGGCGAGGTCCGTCCGGCGAATATCCGGATCATACATACCGAGGAGTTCATAACAGCTGATGACGAGCCTGTACGGGCCATCCGCCGCAAAAAGCAGTCATCACTTGTATTGACCGCACAGGAAGTGAAAGAAGGACGTGCGGATGCTTGCATTTCGGCAGGGAATACAGGTGCGCTGATGACGGCGGGGCTGATGATCGTAGGCCGTATCAAAGGCATTGAACGTCCAGCGTTGTCACCGACACTACCGACAGTGGATGGTAAAGGCTTTGTTTTACTCGACGTCGGTGCCAATATTGACGCAAAAGCGAATCATCTATTACAATACGGCGTAATGGGCTCCATCTATGCAGAGAAGGTCCGGGGAATAGAAAATCCGCGGGTGGGATTGCTCAATGTCGGTACGGAGGACGGCAAGGGCAATGACCTGACGAAAAAGGCATTCGAGCTTCTCAGCAAAGCACCGATCAATTTCGTCGGCAATGTCGAAGGACGGGACTTCCTTTCCGGAGATTATGATGTGGTGGTTACAGATGGTTTCAGCGGCAATATCGCCCTGAAAACGACGGAAGGTACAGCAATGATGTTCTTCTCGATGATCAAGAAAGCCTTCCTGAAGAATATGAAGACAAAACTTGCTGCCGGAATGATGAAACCCGAGCTGAAGGAACTCAAAGCCAGCACGGAGTATTCCGAATATGGCGGGGCGGCTTTGTTCGGGCTAGCTGCACCTGTTGTAAAAGCGCACGGCTCCTCCAATGCGCGTGCCATCCAGGTTGCCATCCAGCAAACAAAGCAAATGGCTGAAAAGAATGTTACAAAAATCATTGAAGAGACCATACAAGGCATCAAGAAAGATGAGGAGGAAGCATAA
- the fapR gene encoding transcription factor FapR yields MRRSKKERQDLLRETIEKTPFITDEELAKKFGVSIQTIRLDRMELTIPELRERIKHVANSQWNETVKSINIDEVIGEIIDLELDERAISILDIKPEHVFTRNQIARGHHLFAQANSLAVALIDDPLALTFHSEITFTRQVKLHERVVAKAKVIRQDRKRTVIQVDSAVDQEQVFKGTFEMFRSSVKEGK; encoded by the coding sequence ATGAGAAGAAGCAAAAAAGAAAGACAGGACTTACTCCGGGAAACGATTGAAAAAACACCGTTCATCACAGACGAGGAATTGGCTAAGAAATTCGGCGTCAGCATCCAGACGATCCGGCTGGACAGGATGGAACTGACGATTCCGGAATTAAGGGAGCGAATCAAGCACGTTGCCAATTCCCAATGGAATGAAACCGTGAAATCCATCAATATCGATGAAGTAATCGGGGAAATCATAGATTTGGAACTGGATGAACGGGCAATCAGCATATTGGATATCAAACCAGAGCATGTTTTCACGCGGAACCAGATTGCCAGGGGGCATCATCTGTTTGCGCAGGCCAATTCCCTGGCTGTCGCGCTGATCGATGATCCGTTAGCACTCACTTTCCATTCCGAGATCACCTTCACCAGACAAGTGAAACTCCATGAGAGGGTAGTGGCAAAAGCAAAGGTGATCCGGCAGGACAGGAAGCGGACGGTCATCCAGGTGGATAGTGCTGTGGATCAAGAACAAGTATTCAAAGGTACGTTTGAGATGTTCCGCTCAAGCGTCAAAGAAGGGAAATAA
- the recG gene encoding ATP-dependent DNA helicase RecG, with the protein MLKQPVDQVKGIGAKLAEGLANMGIFTVEDLLFHLPYRYDIFDVQPLAELIHDDKVTIEGEIASPAHVQYYGRKKNKLTVTLLVENVAVKAIMFNRAFAQKQLLPGRKVTMTGKWDQHRLQITVSNFKVGGADELTPVQPVYGVKGSVTVRQLQKSVKQALEQYDEEIEEILPSSYLTAYKMPDRKTALQHMHFPPDRRALAHARRRFTYEEFLLFQLKMQFIRKRKREASAGGSLDFDNERVQAFVATLPFTLTNAQQRVLKEIMRDLKSPYRMNRLLQGDVGSGKTAVAAVALYAAVTAGKQGAIMVPTEILAEQHAESLAGMLDGFATVALLTGSVKGKRRKAVLEQIANGEVDILVGTHALIQEEVHFRDLALAIVDEQHRFGVAQRRTLRDKGLHPDVLFMTATPIPRTLAITAFGDMDVSAIDEMPAGRKEIETYWVKENTIDRVLDFIRKEVAAGHQAYVISPLIEESDKLDIQNAVDLHQMLSAVFEPDIRVGLMHGRLPADEKEEVMKEFAANETQVLVSTTVVEVGVNVPNATLMIIYDAERFGLSQLHQLRGRVGRGDAQSYCILIAEPKGEIGKERMRIMTETNNGFELSEQDLQLRGPGDFFGKKQSGIPEFKVGDMVHDYRALETARKDAEEIIAENRLENDPSYRNLLQALDAEFSLNGNVLD; encoded by the coding sequence GTGTTGAAGCAACCGGTTGATCAGGTCAAGGGGATCGGTGCGAAGCTTGCGGAAGGATTGGCGAATATGGGGATCTTCACAGTCGAAGATCTCCTTTTTCATCTGCCATATCGCTATGACATTTTCGATGTACAGCCGCTCGCAGAACTGATTCATGACGATAAAGTGACGATTGAAGGTGAAATCGCCTCCCCGGCCCATGTGCAATACTATGGACGGAAGAAAAACAAATTGACTGTGACGCTTTTGGTTGAAAATGTTGCGGTGAAGGCGATCATGTTCAATCGTGCATTTGCCCAGAAACAGCTGCTGCCGGGCCGGAAAGTGACGATGACGGGAAAATGGGATCAGCACCGCCTGCAGATCACGGTCAGCAACTTCAAGGTCGGCGGAGCGGATGAACTGACGCCTGTCCAGCCTGTTTATGGAGTGAAGGGGTCGGTGACGGTTAGACAGCTGCAAAAAAGTGTGAAACAGGCACTGGAACAATATGACGAAGAAATCGAAGAAATCCTTCCTTCATCCTATTTGACAGCATACAAAATGCCTGATCGCAAAACAGCGCTGCAGCATATGCATTTCCCACCTGACAGAAGGGCATTGGCCCATGCGAGGAGGCGCTTCACATATGAAGAATTCCTTCTTTTCCAGCTGAAGATGCAATTCATCCGAAAACGGAAACGGGAAGCTTCTGCCGGGGGAAGCTTGGACTTTGACAATGAGAGGGTGCAAGCATTCGTTGCCACATTGCCTTTTACGCTGACCAACGCGCAGCAGCGTGTATTGAAGGAAATCATGCGTGATCTGAAATCACCATATCGAATGAATCGTCTGCTGCAAGGGGACGTTGGCTCGGGTAAAACAGCGGTTGCAGCGGTTGCGCTGTATGCGGCAGTGACAGCGGGGAAACAGGGGGCGATCATGGTGCCGACTGAAATCCTGGCTGAACAGCATGCCGAATCCCTTGCAGGCATGCTCGATGGTTTTGCTACAGTGGCACTTTTGACCGGGAGCGTCAAAGGGAAACGCCGCAAAGCTGTCCTTGAACAAATTGCCAATGGGGAAGTGGATATTTTGGTGGGGACTCATGCACTGATCCAGGAGGAAGTCCATTTCCGTGACCTTGCTCTCGCTATCGTAGATGAGCAGCATCGTTTCGGGGTTGCCCAGAGACGGACGCTTCGTGATAAAGGTCTGCATCCTGATGTGCTGTTCATGACAGCCACTCCGATACCGCGAACCCTTGCAATCACTGCTTTCGGCGACATGGACGTTTCGGCCATCGATGAAATGCCGGCCGGCCGTAAAGAAATAGAAACCTATTGGGTGAAGGAAAATACGATTGACAGGGTGCTGGATTTCATCAGGAAGGAGGTTGCAGCAGGTCATCAGGCATATGTGATCAGCCCGCTCATCGAAGAATCGGACAAGCTGGACATCCAGAATGCAGTCGATTTGCATCAGATGCTCTCGGCGGTGTTTGAGCCTGATATCCGTGTCGGACTCATGCACGGGCGTCTGCCGGCCGATGAAAAAGAAGAAGTGATGAAGGAATTCGCGGCCAATGAGACGCAAGTGCTGGTTTCGACCACGGTAGTCGAAGTAGGGGTCAACGTGCCAAATGCCACCTTGATGATCATCTATGATGCGGAGCGCTTCGGCTTATCCCAGCTGCATCAGCTTCGCGGTCGTGTGGGCCGGGGAGATGCCCAAAGCTATTGCATCCTGATAGCCGAACCGAAAGGGGAAATCGGCAAAGAGCGGATGCGCATCATGACAGAAACAAATAATGGGTTCGAGCTTTCCGAACAAGATCTGCAGCTTCGAGGACCTGGCGATTTCTTCGGTAAAAAACAGAGCGGTATACCGGAATTCAAAGTAGGCGATATGGTTCATGACTATCGTGCATTGGAAACGGCACGCAAAGATGCAGAAGAGATCATTGCGGAGAACAGACTGGAAAATGATCCGTCTTATCGCAATCTATTACAAGCCCTGGACGCAGAGTTTTCCCTGAATGGGAACGTATTGGACTAA
- the sdaAA gene encoding L-serine ammonia-lyase, iron-sulfur-dependent, subunit alpha produces MFRNVAELLEQANADSISISEVMIRQEMDIHQRSREDVMGQMERNLKIMEEAVERGLKGVTSHSGLTGNDAVLLQQYMAKGNTLSGHLLLDAVSKAVATNEVNAAMGMICATPTAGSAGCVPGALFAVKERLNPTREQMVRFLFTAGAFGFVVANNASISGAAGGCQAEVGSAAAMASAAVVEMAGGTPEQSAEAFAITLKNMLGLVCDPVAGLVEVPCVKRNAAGASNAIVSADMALAGITSRIPCDEVIGAMYRIGQSMPSALRETAEGGLADTPTGRRLAAMINGIKKGKE; encoded by the coding sequence ATGTTTCGCAATGTAGCGGAATTGCTTGAACAAGCAAATGCGGACAGCATATCGATATCGGAGGTCATGATACGGCAGGAGATGGATATCCATCAGCGTTCCCGCGAGGACGTCATGGGACAGATGGAACGCAATCTGAAGATAATGGAAGAAGCGGTGGAGCGAGGACTGAAGGGAGTGACCTCCCATTCTGGATTGACTGGGAATGATGCCGTTTTGCTGCAGCAATACATGGCAAAAGGCAATACGCTTTCCGGTCATCTGTTATTGGATGCGGTGAGTAAAGCTGTCGCGACGAATGAAGTGAATGCAGCAATGGGGATGATCTGTGCAACACCGACTGCAGGCAGCGCCGGATGCGTGCCTGGAGCATTGTTCGCAGTGAAGGAAAGATTGAATCCCACACGCGAACAAATGGTTCGTTTTCTGTTTACCGCCGGGGCATTCGGATTCGTTGTGGCGAACAATGCCTCCATCAGCGGTGCTGCAGGAGGCTGTCAGGCTGAGGTTGGGTCTGCTGCTGCCATGGCCAGCGCAGCCGTTGTGGAAATGGCAGGAGGCACACCGGAGCAAAGCGCGGAGGCATTCGCGATAACGCTGAAGAACATGCTGGGGCTTGTTTGTGATCCGGTGGCTGGCTTGGTGGAAGTTCCATGTGTGAAACGGAATGCAGCTGGCGCTTCCAATGCCATCGTATCAGCTGACATGGCTCTGGCAGGCATCACGAGCAGGATTCCATGTGATGAGGTGATCGGAGCCATGTATCGGATCGGTCAGTCTATGCCATCGGCGCTTCGCGAAACAGCAGAAGGCGGTCTGGCAGACACGCCGACTGGACGGAGACTGGCGGCTATGATCAATGGAATTAAGAAAGGGAAAGAGTGA
- the sdaAB gene encoding L-serine ammonia-lyase, iron-sulfur-dependent subunit beta yields MKYQSVFDIIGPVMVGPSSSHTAGAARIGRAARLIYGKEPTWATIHLYGSFAKTYRGHGTDLAIVGGLLGYDTDDDRIRFALETADKRNMKIEFIEDTAATEHPNTARVKLGTDDGSMELVGVSIGGGKVEITELNGFELRMSGNKPAILIMHNDRFGAIASVTQILAQHEINIAHMEVSRKDVGKDALMVIETDQNVEDDVMHILEKASHINRVSRLIN; encoded by the coding sequence ATGAAATATCAATCCGTATTCGATATCATCGGACCGGTCATGGTCGGTCCATCCAGTTCCCATACTGCCGGCGCTGCCCGTATCGGGCGTGCCGCAAGATTGATTTACGGGAAAGAGCCGACTTGGGCGACGATTCATTTATACGGTTCATTTGCAAAGACGTATCGCGGGCATGGTACTGATTTGGCGATTGTCGGCGGTTTGCTTGGTTATGACACCGATGATGACCGGATCAGGTTCGCACTGGAAACAGCTGACAAACGAAATATGAAAATAGAATTCATTGAAGATACAGCTGCCACTGAACATCCAAACACGGCAAGGGTGAAGCTGGGTACAGACGATGGCAGCATGGAGCTGGTCGGTGTTTCCATCGGCGGCGGAAAAGTGGAAATCACGGAGCTTAACGGATTTGAACTGCGTATGTCAGGAAATAAACCGGCTATTTTGATCATGCACAATGATCGCTTTGGTGCAATAGCTTCTGTGACACAAATATTGGCACAGCACGAAATCAATATTGCGCATATGGAGGTTTCCCGGAAGGATGTCGGGAAGGATGCGCTTATGGTGATCGAGACGGATCAGAATGTGGAGGATGATGTCATGCACATTCTGGAGAAAGCGTCTCATATCAATCGTGTATCGCGATTGATCAATTGA